In Methanosphaera sp. ISO3-F5, a genomic segment contains:
- a CDS encoding HIRAN domain-containing protein produces MEEKELYFTINAVNMFHGIKPYKIGSIIKLVKEPENDYDMEAIRIELRYAGKSGYVANSVKTVAKGTYSAGRLYDKILDEDYGKVIFIIQDTIIAKILTKEELTKEKNNPDSDINFI; encoded by the coding sequence ATGGAAGAAAAAGAACTATACTTCACAATCAACGCAGTAAACATGTTCCACGGAATAAAACCATACAAAATAGGATCCATAATCAAACTAGTAAAAGAACCAGAAAACGACTACGACATGGAAGCCATAAGAATAGAACTAAGATACGCAGGAAAATCAGGATACGTAGCAAACAGCGTAAAAACAGTAGCCAAAGGAACATACAGTGCAGGAAGACTATACGACAAAATCCTCGACGAAGACTACGGAAAAGTAATATTCATAATACAAGACACAATAATAGCAAAAATACTAACAAAAGAAGAACTAACAAAAGAAAAAAACAATCCCGACAGTGACATAAACTTCATCTAA